One genomic segment of Cellulophaga sp. HaHaR_3_176 includes these proteins:
- the hemE gene encoding uroporphyrinogen decarboxylase → MLKNDLFLRALKGETVERPPVWMMRQAGRYLPEFMEIKKEYDFFTRCQTPELASEITVQPIRRYGMDAAILFSDILVIPQAMNIEVQMKPDFGPYLPNPIRTQKDVDNVLVPDVNVELDYVMKAIKATKEKLNDEVPLIGFAGSPWTILCYCVQGQGSKTFDKAKEFCFTQPMAAHQLLQKITDTTIAYLKAKVKAGVNAVQVFDSWGGMLSPTDYAEFSWKYIQQIIDALKDETPVIVFGKGCWFALGDMAKSGASALGVDWTCSARNARYLTGGNITLQGNFDPARLLSPPADIKRMVTQMINEFGKDKYVVNLGHGILPNIPVENAKAFIDAVKEYKG, encoded by the coding sequence ATGTTAAAGAACGATTTATTCTTAAGAGCATTAAAAGGAGAAACTGTTGAGCGTCCACCAGTATGGATGATGCGCCAAGCAGGCAGGTATTTACCTGAATTTATGGAAATCAAAAAAGAATATGATTTCTTTACTAGATGCCAAACTCCAGAGTTAGCTTCTGAAATTACGGTTCAACCTATTCGTCGATATGGTATGGATGCTGCTATTTTATTTTCTGATATTTTAGTCATTCCTCAGGCAATGAATATTGAAGTACAAATGAAACCCGATTTTGGTCCTTATTTACCAAATCCAATTCGTACTCAAAAAGATGTAGATAACGTACTAGTTCCTGATGTAAATGTGGAATTAGATTATGTAATGAAAGCCATAAAAGCAACAAAGGAAAAATTGAATGATGAAGTTCCTTTAATTGGTTTTGCGGGTTCTCCATGGACTATACTTTGCTATTGTGTACAAGGGCAAGGAAGCAAAACATTTGACAAAGCAAAAGAATTTTGTTTTACACAACCCATGGCTGCGCATCAATTACTTCAAAAAATTACAGATACAACTATAGCATATTTAAAAGCTAAAGTAAAAGCTGGTGTAAATGCTGTTCAAGTTTTTGATTCATGGGGAGGAATGCTTTCCCCAACAGATTATGCTGAGTTTTCTTGGAAATATATTCAACAAATAATTGATGCTTTAAAAGATGAAACTCCTGTTATCGTTTTTGGTAAAGGATGCTGGTTCGCTTTAGGTGACATGGCAAAATCAGGAGCATCAGCTTTAGGTGTTGATTGGACATGCTCTGCTCGTAATGCTCGCTATTTAACAGGTGGAAACATTACATTACAAGGTAATTTTGATCCTGCACGTTTATTATCTCCACCAGCAGACATTAAACGTATGGTTACGCAGATGATAAACGAATTTGGCAAAGATAAATATGTGGTAAATTTAGGTCATGGAATTCTACCAAATATACCTGTTGAAAACGCAAAAGCATTTATAGACGCTGTTAAGGAGTATAAAGGATAA
- the hemC gene encoding hydroxymethylbilane synthase, with amino-acid sequence MSKVIRIGTRDSELALWQANTVKKQLSEQGYQSVLVPVKSMGDLVLDKPLHELGITGVFTKTLDIAMLKGEIDIAVHSMKDVPTVLPKGIVQASVLKRGNYMDILAFKDNEEFLSQPNATIATGSLRRKAQWLNRYPTHTVVDLRGNVQTRAEKFENNDWNGAIFAAAGLERVGLEFEDTIGLAWMVPAPAQGAIMIVALEDDEFSRKACAELNHTDTEICTTIERKFLNLLEGGCTAPIGALAYIKDNNVTLKGVLLSINGKKRIEVEFTSKVGAHEKLAEACAERIFSRGGKLLMSEISGTEIQNTLFSTKKLTPDQVALFVDKASVSSEDFIQVSLNRIPRLVLKSKIENVIITSQNAVESILASISPDELQFKNIYCVGRKTKRLIEKRIGKVTHFAATAKDLATYLIDHIEGTEATYFCSDIRLDELPDILSENKITLNEIEAYATKQSPIEVEATVEGVLFYSPSNVQSFIQKNTKEIIAYCIGETTAEEAKKHFKDVRISKMPTVESVIKLVNEKYNS; translated from the coding sequence ATGAGTAAAGTAATCCGTATTGGAACACGTGATAGCGAATTAGCGCTATGGCAAGCAAATACCGTAAAAAAACAATTATCAGAGCAAGGATACCAATCGGTATTAGTTCCTGTCAAATCAATGGGAGATCTTGTTTTAGACAAACCTTTACATGAACTTGGTATTACTGGTGTTTTTACAAAAACCCTTGATATTGCTATGCTTAAAGGTGAAATTGACATTGCTGTACATTCTATGAAAGATGTGCCAACTGTTTTACCAAAAGGTATTGTTCAAGCTTCAGTTCTAAAGCGTGGGAACTATATGGATATTCTTGCATTTAAAGATAATGAAGAGTTTTTATCACAACCAAACGCAACAATTGCAACAGGCAGCCTTCGTAGAAAAGCACAATGGTTAAATAGATACCCTACCCATACTGTTGTAGATTTAAGAGGTAATGTACAAACACGTGCAGAAAAATTTGAAAACAATGATTGGAATGGTGCAATTTTCGCTGCCGCTGGTTTAGAACGTGTTGGTTTAGAATTTGAAGACACAATTGGATTAGCTTGGATGGTACCAGCTCCTGCACAAGGCGCAATTATGATCGTTGCCTTAGAAGATGACGAATTTTCAAGAAAAGCCTGTGCCGAGCTAAACCACACCGATACAGAAATTTGCACAACTATAGAGCGTAAATTTTTAAACTTACTTGAAGGTGGTTGCACTGCTCCAATAGGGGCTTTAGCCTACATTAAAGATAACAACGTAACCCTTAAAGGCGTGTTGTTAAGTATTAACGGCAAAAAAAGAATTGAAGTTGAATTCACATCTAAAGTAGGTGCGCATGAGAAGCTTGCAGAAGCATGTGCTGAACGTATTTTTAGTCGAGGTGGTAAACTTTTAATGAGTGAAATTTCTGGAACAGAAATACAAAACACATTATTTTCAACTAAAAAATTGACTCCTGATCAGGTCGCTCTTTTTGTTGACAAAGCTTCTGTTTCATCTGAAGATTTTATTCAAGTTAGCTTAAACCGTATTCCTAGATTAGTTTTAAAATCTAAAATAGAAAACGTAATTATCACAAGTCAAAATGCTGTTGAATCAATATTAGCAAGCATTAGTCCTGATGAGTTACAATTCAAAAATATCTATTGTGTAGGTCGAAAAACAAAACGATTAATAGAAAAAAGAATCGGAAAAGTAACACATTTTGCTGCTACCGCTAAAGACCTTGCTACATACTTAATTGATCATATAGAAGGTACTGAAGCTACTTATTTTTGTAGCGACATTAGATTAGATGAGTTACCAGATATTTTATCAGAGAATAAAATTACATTAAACGAAATTGAAGCATATGCTACGAAGCAATCACCTATAGAGGTTGAAGCAACAGTAGAAGGAGTTCTTTTTTATAGCCCATCAAATGTGCAAAGTTTTATACAGAAAAACACAAAAGAGATTATCGCATATTGCATAGGAGAAACAACAGCTGAAGAAGCTAAAAAACACTTTAAAGACGTTCGCATTTCAAAAATGCCAACTGTAGAAAGTGTGATAAAATTGGTAAACGAAAAATATAATAGCTAA
- the hemA gene encoding glutamyl-tRNA reductase, with translation MKDYHISKHNSFYTIGLNYKKADAEVRGKFSLEEATMETLLIQAKDQGLDGLLVTSTCNRTELHGFAQHPFQLIKLLCDNTIGTVEEFQEVAYVYKNNDAISHLFRVGTGLDSQILGDFEIISQLRQSFTRSKKHQLANPFLERLCNSVIQASKRIKNDTEISSGATSVAFASVQYIFKNVTDISDKNILLFGTGKIGRNTCENLIKHTNNSHITLINRTKDKAEKIAGKFNLVVKDYGDLQAEIRNTDVLIVATGAQSPTISKELIYTKKPLLILDLSIPKNVSDDVANLPNVTVVHLDQLSQITDETLEKRKQFIPEAEAINEHIKNEFIQWLETRKFAPVIKALKKKLKTMKDEELDFQSKKLTDFNSAQADIVTERIIQKITKQFANHLKGEDTDADNSLALIQKVFQLELETK, from the coding sequence ATGAAAGATTACCACATTTCGAAACACAACTCGTTTTATACCATAGGTCTTAATTACAAAAAGGCAGATGCAGAAGTTCGAGGAAAATTCAGCTTAGAAGAAGCGACCATGGAAACTTTGCTTATTCAAGCTAAGGATCAAGGCCTTGATGGCTTACTAGTTACTTCTACTTGTAATCGTACTGAATTACACGGTTTTGCTCAACACCCTTTTCAGTTAATCAAACTTTTATGTGATAATACTATTGGTACTGTTGAAGAATTTCAAGAAGTTGCTTATGTATACAAAAACAATGATGCTATAAGTCATTTGTTTAGAGTTGGAACTGGTTTAGACAGTCAAATATTGGGTGATTTTGAAATTATTAGCCAATTACGTCAAAGCTTTACGCGTTCAAAAAAACACCAACTTGCAAATCCTTTTTTAGAAAGACTTTGCAACTCTGTAATTCAAGCGAGTAAAAGAATTAAGAATGATACTGAAATATCTTCTGGTGCTACATCTGTAGCTTTTGCTTCTGTTCAATATATTTTTAAAAATGTTACTGATATTTCAGATAAAAACATTTTACTTTTCGGAACAGGAAAAATAGGAAGAAACACATGTGAGAATTTAATTAAACACACCAATAATTCACACATTACACTTATAAATAGAACAAAGGATAAAGCTGAAAAAATTGCTGGAAAATTTAACCTAGTCGTAAAAGACTATGGTGATTTACAAGCAGAAATTCGCAATACCGATGTGCTTATTGTTGCAACTGGAGCGCAATCTCCAACCATATCAAAAGAATTAATCTATACAAAAAAGCCGCTTTTAATATTAGATTTATCTATTCCTAAAAATGTTTCAGATGATGTTGCAAATTTACCAAATGTAACCGTGGTGCATTTAGACCAGTTATCGCAAATAACAGATGAAACTTTAGAAAAAAGAAAGCAATTTATCCCTGAAGCCGAAGCAATTAACGAGCATATAAAAAATGAATTTATTCAGTGGTTGGAAACTAGAAAATTCGCTCCTGTTATAAAGGCTTTAAAGAAAAAATTAAAAACTATGAAAGACGAAGAACTCGACTTTCAAAGTAAAAAACTTACCGATTTTAATTCAGCTCAAGCAGATATTGTTACTGAGCGAATTATTCAAAAAATAACTAAACAATTCGCAAATCACTTGAAAGGCGAAGACACTGATGCAGACAACAGTCTTGCATTAATTCAAAAAGTGTTTCAATTAGAATTAGAGACTAAATGA
- a CDS encoding helix-turn-helix transcriptional regulator translates to MEDKSTAKGSFEEVLIDEGFFVLKIQNDDAHTQKVSREIDSSFIQFHFCLKGSAKFIFNDGRYALEVSEENSLLLYNTQIDLPLNLELNPNSWLVSVVMTIRKFHSLFSREADYIPFLSKDNKDKKYYSQEGVSPAIAVILSQMMNYNLHPSIKELYIKGKVYELISLYFNKSTDADIEQCPFLVDEDNVRRIRKAKEIMISRMAEPPTLNELSDEIGLSLKKLKEGFKQIYGDSVFSFLFDYKMDYARKMLESGQHNVNEVGLKVGYSTASHFIAAFKKKYGTTPKKYLMSLAGS, encoded by the coding sequence ATGGAAGATAAAAGTACCGCTAAAGGTTCATTTGAAGAAGTTTTAATTGATGAAGGTTTTTTTGTTTTGAAAATTCAGAACGATGATGCTCATACTCAAAAAGTTAGCAGAGAAATAGATAGCTCTTTTATTCAATTTCATTTTTGTTTAAAAGGTAGTGCTAAGTTTATTTTTAATGATGGTAGGTATGCATTAGAAGTTTCAGAAGAAAATTCTCTTTTATTGTATAATACTCAAATAGATTTACCTTTAAATCTGGAGTTAAACCCTAACTCATGGTTAGTTTCAGTAGTAATGACGATCAGAAAATTTCATTCTCTATTTTCTAGAGAAGCTGATTACATTCCTTTTTTAAGTAAAGATAACAAGGATAAAAAATATTATAGCCAAGAAGGAGTTAGCCCTGCAATCGCTGTTATTTTAAGTCAGATGATGAATTATAACTTGCACCCATCAATTAAAGAGTTGTATATAAAGGGGAAAGTTTATGAGCTTATTTCTCTTTATTTTAATAAAAGTACAGATGCTGATATTGAACAATGTCCTTTTTTAGTTGATGAAGACAATGTGAGAAGAATTAGAAAGGCAAAAGAGATTATGATTTCGCGTATGGCTGAGCCTCCTACTTTAAATGAGCTATCTGATGAGATAGGCTTATCATTGAAAAAATTAAAAGAAGGCTTTAAGCAAATTTATGGAGACTCTGTTTTTAGTTTTTTATTTGATTATAAGATGGATTACGCCCGAAAAATGTTAGAAAGTGGGCAACATAATGTTAATGAGGTTGGTTTGAAAGTAGGGTATAGTACCGCAAGTCATTTTATAGCCGCTTTTAAGAAAAAGTACGGTACTACTCCTAAAAAATATTTAATGTCATTAGCAGGTTCTTAA
- a CDS encoding ThuA domain-containing protein: MKLVYKGTFLLLFITFLSSCAGTKVDQQVVLNHPEPLRISKSKLEAVKPKVLVFSKTAGYRHEAIEKGISTIRQLGIQDNFEVSQTEDSLQFNAENLKKYQLVLFLSTTQDVLGHEQQEAFESYIQNGGSFMGVHAATDTEYEWSWYGELVGAYFLNHPEQQDARINVLDNNHESTSHLSDTWMHYDEWYNFKNINPDINVVLELDESSYIGGKNGDNHPIAWYHEFDGGRSFYTGLGHTKESYDDTNFRKHLLGGINWCLKR; this comes from the coding sequence ATGAAATTAGTTTATAAAGGCACATTTTTATTACTTTTTATTACTTTTTTGTCTTCATGTGCAGGCACTAAAGTAGATCAGCAAGTTGTTTTAAATCATCCTGAACCTTTGCGTATCTCCAAATCTAAATTAGAAGCTGTAAAGCCAAAAGTTTTAGTATTTTCAAAAACTGCTGGCTATAGACATGAGGCAATAGAAAAAGGAATATCAACAATCAGACAACTAGGAATTCAAGATAATTTTGAGGTTTCTCAGACAGAAGATTCTCTTCAATTTAATGCAGAAAATCTAAAAAAATACCAATTAGTTTTATTTTTAAGTACAACACAAGATGTATTAGGGCATGAACAGCAAGAAGCTTTCGAATCTTATATTCAGAATGGTGGGAGTTTCATGGGTGTACATGCTGCCACAGATACGGAATACGAATGGTCTTGGTATGGAGAATTAGTTGGAGCATATTTTTTAAACCATCCTGAGCAGCAAGATGCTAGAATTAATGTTTTAGATAATAATCATGAATCTACATCACATTTATCTGATACTTGGATGCATTATGATGAATGGTACAATTTCAAAAATATCAATCCAGATATTAATGTTGTATTAGAGTTAGATGAGTCTAGTTATATAGGTGGTAAAAATGGAGATAATCATCCAATAGCTTGGTACCATGAATTTGATGGTGGTAGATCTTTTTATACAGGATTAGGTCATACAAAAGAGTCTTATGATGACACTAATTTTAGAAAGCATTTATTGGGTGGAATCAATTGGTGTTTGAAGAGGTAG
- a CDS encoding N-acetylmuramoyl-L-alanine amidase-like domain-containing protein, whose amino-acid sequence MRIFFTTLISLIAFSCFSQNIVCSVQDKEAFNEKITSLSKIQTTNLGETMVAVGKTFLGTPYVAQTLEVSETESLVINLHGLDCTTFVENVLAFTLLLKEEKTDFDTFTETLKTIRYKDGNLNGYPSRLHYFSEWIANNESKKLVTDITSEIGGSISTKPINFMTTHRDLYPFLKDNDANFEKIKESENYLNTKEICILPQDQIAANEQLMQSGDIIALTTSIKGLDITHTGIASREKDGRIHLLHASTTGEVKLSKVPLVDYLKKIKSNTGIMVARPL is encoded by the coding sequence ATGAGGATATTTTTTACCACACTTATAAGTTTAATTGCATTTTCATGTTTTTCGCAAAACATAGTTTGCTCTGTTCAAGATAAAGAAGCATTTAATGAAAAAATCACTTCTTTAAGCAAAATTCAAACCACTAATTTAGGCGAAACCATGGTTGCTGTAGGCAAAACATTTTTAGGCACACCTTATGTTGCTCAAACGTTAGAAGTAAGTGAAACAGAATCGTTGGTAATAAACTTACATGGGTTAGATTGCACTACTTTTGTAGAGAATGTTTTGGCATTTACACTACTTTTAAAAGAAGAAAAAACTGATTTTGATACTTTTACAGAAACTCTAAAAACCATTCGGTATAAAGATGGAAACCTAAATGGTTACCCATCTCGATTACACTACTTTTCTGAATGGATTGCAAATAATGAATCTAAAAAATTAGTTACTGATATTACCTCAGAAATAGGAGGTTCTATTAGCACTAAACCCATAAATTTCATGACTACGCATAGAGATTTATATCCTTTTTTAAAAGATAACGATGCAAATTTCGAAAAGATAAAGGAGTCTGAAAACTATTTAAACACTAAAGAAATTTGCATACTACCACAAGATCAGATTGCAGCAAATGAACAACTTATGCAATCAGGAGACATTATAGCACTAACGACATCTATAAAGGGCTTAGACATAACACATACTGGTATTGCTAGTAGAGAAAAAGATGGACGTATACATTTGCTTCACGCTTCAACAACAGGTGAGGTTAAACTTTCTAAAGTACCTTTAGTTGATTATTTAAAAAAAATAAAGAGCAATACAGGTATAATGGTAGCAAGACCACTTTAA
- a CDS encoding ATP-binding cassette domain-containing protein — MNYTSENTLLYVENLSVAYGDKTIIKDINLVEKDVIRDNETTGQVIAVVGRSGTGKSTFFRALTGLVKPTTGKVLIANTSTTDARNDAKEVYEGDIGFVDQKYTLFRNKTVYEALLFALRKKEIPKEAKHKQIIRYLKDWGLEAAKDQYPCELSGGQRQRTAIIEQIFSSGHYMVLDEPFSGLDVGNIEDVKKAFKLITNSHEFNTIIYSTHDIDLAVELADSIYVIGYPEVDGKKMTYGTIIKHFDMKEIGLAWKEFGLDHLDIVKQIKAVMLKP; from the coding sequence ATGAATTATACTAGCGAAAATACATTACTCTATGTTGAAAACCTTAGCGTTGCCTATGGTGATAAAACAATAATTAAAGATATTAACCTTGTAGAAAAAGATGTTATTAGAGATAATGAAACTACAGGACAAGTTATAGCTGTTGTAGGACGCTCAGGAACAGGAAAATCTACATTTTTTAGAGCGCTTACTGGTTTAGTAAAACCAACAACCGGTAAAGTGTTGATTGCAAATACTAGTACTACTGATGCTAGAAATGACGCTAAAGAAGTTTATGAAGGTGATATAGGGTTTGTAGATCAAAAATACACGCTATTCAGAAACAAAACAGTTTACGAGGCGCTACTTTTTGCTCTTCGCAAAAAAGAAATACCGAAAGAAGCTAAACATAAACAAATTATACGATACCTAAAAGATTGGGGTTTAGAAGCCGCAAAAGACCAATACCCATGTGAACTTTCTGGAGGGCAAAGACAAAGAACTGCTATTATTGAGCAGATTTTTTCTTCAGGTCACTACATGGTTTTAGATGAACCTTTTTCTGGTTTAGATGTTGGTAATATTGAAGATGTAAAAAAAGCATTTAAATTAATTACAAACAGTCATGAGTTTAATACCATCATATACTCTACACATGATATTGACTTAGCTGTAGAACTTGCTGATAGTATTTATGTTATTGGATACCCTGAAGTTGATGGTAAAAAAATGACTTACGGTACTATTATAAAACATTTTGATATGAAAGAGATTGGGCTAGCTTGGAAAGAATTTGGCTTAGACCATTTAGATATCGTAAAACAAATTAAAGCAGTAATGCTAAAACCTTAG
- a CDS encoding ABC transporter permease translates to MKNIFTPFENIGKNTKLLIMLGWIIAVFGIWFVSSMGETHLFPSPQQVLQGFIELYNEGLVVHIGSSLLLCFSAIIIAIIISLTFSYLSTIPLINPVARALSKLRYLPLTGITFYLAILISDARTMQIWVLVVFMSTYLTTSLLSMVNSISQEEFDHARSLGCNRWEVLWEVVIKGRIDYVIDVIRQNLAIVWMMLVTVESILVAAGGLGFLIKNSDKFMNHGRIIALQIVILLVGLFIDFVLDYLRKSFFRYSKI, encoded by the coding sequence ATGAAAAACATATTTACTCCTTTTGAAAATATTGGCAAAAACACCAAGCTATTAATAATGCTTGGATGGATTATTGCTGTATTCGGAATTTGGTTTGTATCAAGCATGGGAGAAACACACCTTTTTCCCTCTCCTCAGCAAGTGTTACAAGGTTTTATTGAACTTTATAACGAAGGCCTTGTTGTTCACATAGGCAGCTCTTTATTGCTATGCTTTTCTGCAATTATTATTGCTATAATTATATCTTTAACATTTAGCTATTTATCTACAATACCATTAATTAACCCTGTAGCCAGAGCTTTAAGTAAATTAAGATATTTGCCACTAACAGGTATTACATTTTATTTAGCAATTTTAATTAGTGATGCAAGAACAATGCAAATTTGGGTTTTAGTAGTTTTTATGAGTACCTACCTAACTACATCTCTTTTAAGTATGGTAAACTCAATATCTCAAGAAGAATTTGACCACGCTAGATCACTTGGGTGTAATAGATGGGAAGTTTTATGGGAAGTAGTAATCAAAGGTCGTATTGATTATGTAATTGATGTAATTCGCCAAAATTTAGCTATTGTTTGGATGATGCTTGTTACGGTTGAATCTATTTTAGTAGCAGCTGGTGGATTAGGGTTTTTAATTAAAAACTCTGATAAATTCATGAATCATGGTAGAATAATTGCATTGCAAATTGTAATTCTATTAGTTGGCCTTTTTATTGACTTTGTCTTAGACTACCTAAGAAAAAGCTTTTTCAGATACTCAAAAATATAG
- a CDS encoding OmpA family protein, whose amino-acid sequence MGKILRTKKLTTLSELLIVVVLLSAILTAVYYFAPGLRVGEAKVLDGINVDKNEVNNVITSDKLPLPSTSTSNEVNNKPLVRIAAYAWNAQSGIIVANGGPKTTKGSLMEQNGVNLEIIRQDWLSELRNMQMKFVEEFDRGEEYPDADKSAFAIIMMGDGAPFYISTMQQALDDKFGKDKYHVQVVGAVGISYGEDKLIGPPSWKVDPKSMKGALISTVLGDGDWVTALNYAFANGLKVNPDSNTYDPDAVNFYPSQDDDYIKSAEELIKSQKSGWTVPLKEVKNGKLTGKTINKKIDGCATWTPGDKMVFDALSGFTDVASTKEFNNQMATTVIAVKEWSVQHPQIVSNILKSALTASNQMKQYDEWQIRASEAVAETYDLESAKYWYDMFKGQKGSKNGIDYNMGGSRVFNYSDVMQYYGITDGTNRYKAVYNQVSSYLKELNPFGFNEFVKRIVPYDEAVNLYFIKNINDIESGTAYKADYSKEASEVMASGEWNISFDTGSANISSSSQSTLESIYNLLIQAEDTKLSLEGHTDDTGSSNTNYDLSQKRAQAVVNFLRSKGIPQSRFQTVIGKGEDEPIASNTTNNGRAKNRRVVIVLLK is encoded by the coding sequence ATGGGTAAAATTTTACGAACAAAAAAGCTGACCACCTTATCAGAGTTGTTAATTGTAGTCGTCTTATTAAGTGCTATACTTACTGCTGTTTATTACTTTGCACCTGGCCTAAGAGTTGGTGAGGCAAAAGTACTAGATGGTATAAATGTTGATAAAAACGAAGTTAATAATGTTATTACTTCTGATAAGTTACCATTACCTTCAACTAGCACATCGAATGAGGTTAATAATAAACCACTAGTTCGTATTGCTGCTTATGCTTGGAATGCGCAATCAGGAATAATTGTTGCAAATGGAGGCCCTAAAACAACTAAAGGCTCTTTAATGGAGCAAAACGGTGTTAATCTTGAAATAATTCGTCAAGATTGGCTTTCGGAGCTTCGTAATATGCAAATGAAATTTGTTGAAGAATTTGACCGTGGTGAAGAATATCCAGATGCTGACAAAAGTGCTTTTGCTATTATAATGATGGGCGATGGTGCTCCATTTTACATTAGTACAATGCAACAAGCTTTAGACGACAAGTTTGGTAAAGACAAATACCACGTACAAGTAGTTGGTGCTGTAGGTATTAGTTATGGTGAAGATAAATTAATTGGCCCACCAAGCTGGAAAGTTGATCCAAAGAGCATGAAAGGTGCTTTAATTTCTACTGTTTTAGGTGATGGAGATTGGGTTACTGCGCTTAACTATGCTTTCGCAAACGGACTTAAAGTAAATCCAGATTCTAACACATACGATCCTGATGCAGTGAACTTCTACCCTTCTCAAGATGATGATTACATCAAATCTGCTGAAGAGTTAATTAAGTCTCAAAAATCGGGATGGACAGTTCCTTTAAAAGAAGTTAAAAATGGTAAATTAACTGGTAAAACAATCAATAAAAAAATTGACGGTTGTGCAACTTGGACTCCAGGTGATAAAATGGTTTTTGATGCTTTAAGTGGTTTCACTGATGTTGCTTCAACAAAAGAATTTAACAACCAAATGGCAACTACTGTAATTGCTGTAAAAGAATGGTCTGTTCAACACCCACAAATTGTAAGTAATATTCTTAAATCTGCTTTAACTGCTTCAAACCAAATGAAACAGTATGATGAGTGGCAAATAAGAGCTTCAGAAGCAGTAGCTGAAACTTATGACTTAGAAAGCGCTAAGTACTGGTATGATATGTTTAAAGGTCAGAAAGGAAGCAAAAACGGAATTGACTACAACATGGGAGGTTCAAGAGTTTTCAATTATTCTGATGTTATGCAGTATTACGGTATTACTGATGGTACCAACAGATATAAAGCTGTTTACAACCAAGTTTCAAGCTACCTTAAAGAACTTAACCCTTTCGGATTTAACGAGTTTGTTAAGCGTATAGTGCCTTATGATGAAGCTGTAAACTTATACTTTATAAAAAACATTAATGATATTGAATCTGGTACAGCTTACAAAGCTGATTATAGTAAAGAAGCAAGTGAGGTAATGGCATCAGGAGAATGGAATATTAGTTTTGATACTGGTAGTGCAAACATTTCAAGTTCTTCACAAAGCACATTAGAATCTATATACAACCTACTAATTCAGGCTGAAGATACTAAGTTAAGCTTAGAAGGGCATACAGATGATACTGGATCAAGTAATACTAATTACGATTTGTCTCAAAAAAGAGCTCAAGCTGTAGTTAACTTCTTAAGAAGTAAAGGAATTCCTCAATCTCGTTTTCAAACTGTTATTGGAAAAGGTGAAGATGAGCCTATTGCAAGCAATACAACCAACAACGGTAGAGCCAAAAACCGAAGAGTAGTTATTGTGCTTTTAAAATAA